caaaaactaacaaacttCACCAGCCTTCTCCAATGACCTCTCGGAGGACTGGTCTACTGAAATTAATCGGTGAATGTCCTGGACAGCTGCCATGCTTGCACTTGTTGATGATCCAACTTGGCTATGTTCGTTTTCTGCACTTGGAGTATCCGTAGTCATAAAACTGGTtttatcattgaatttccagtcGGTAAAATATCCAGGCCGTGAAGTAACTGCACCAATTTCAATGTCTCCTGAAAGCATGGCCACTACACGCGACATGGAGGGACGTTGTTGTGGGCATGTCTGGATGCACAAAAGAGCTACTCCTATCACTCGTTTTACTTCTTCCTCGTCAAATTCCAACAAATTAAGATCCACTAGCTCAACTTCACGGTCATTTCCATGTGCATGCCAAGCCTAAAAGGAGGGAAGATTGGAATGTCATAAGAATCATGTAACCGAAGTGGGAAGCGCATTTTGGGCtgggtgagaggataagtggaTCAGATATTTTCATTGTAAATGATGCACGttttaacaccaaaaaaatcagaaattGATTTCAAAAGATATGCAGGATTTATAAGTTTTTCCATAGTATATGCACAACTTATCTTGTTTCAAATGATGCTCAAGTAAAACATCCTAAGGTTTTCATGATAGGATGACCCTTCCTTTTAAAGAACTACTATACAAAGATGCAGCCCAATAAATAACCATGGTCATAAAACATATTGTACCCACAACCAAATGTGCAGCCAATTGGAACTTTTCAAAGGATCAAGAACTATTTAGTGCCtaaaagaaagtgaaacatACCCATTCAAGAAGAtacatcttttcttcttccaagcTTGAGTCAGAATTTGGCCTTCCACTGACAATCTCCAAAGCTACAACACCAAAGCTAAACACGTCGGCCTTTTCTGTAAGGTGCCCACGCATAGCATACTCAGGTGCAATATACCCCCTGTATCAGTAACCATAAAACTCagcagcaaacaaacaaatatagAATATCGAAGCCAACAACAATTGGAGAATACATGTAGATTGACTGCTGAGAATCTTACATTGTCCCAGCAACATGAGTACTGATGTGCGTCATTTTGTCATCGTAAAGTTTGGCCAAACCGAAATCAGAAATTTTGGGGTTGAGATCAGAGTCAAGAAGAATAttgctggccttaacatccctGTGAACAATGCGAAGCCGAGATTCCTCGTGAAGATAAGCTAGACCCCTTGCCACGCCCAAGCATATATCAAAGCGAATGGGCCAGCTAAGATACAAACTTGTCTTCCCTGCTTAACAAATGCCAAACAGTTAAATGTGTAGCTTATTCACCATGAACAGAAACTTTAATTTACATTGACAATAAAGGTGTTGTCCTGTACCAAACAATGCTTGATCAAGACTCTTGTTTTCATGATACTCATAAACAAGAAGTCGTTTGCCCCCCTCAATGCAGCATCCATACAATTTCACAAGATTCCGGTGTTGAACAGCAGATATCGTAGCGATCTCAGCAACAAATTGACTCTTTCCTTGGTGGGATGCCACAGACAGTTGTTTGACAGCAACAACCCTCCCATCATTAAGAGTTCCCTATAGCACATGAAATCATAAAATGTTGAGATAAATCGTCTCGTCCCGACCATGGTTTCTGATCCAATGAAAAGGCAAACTTGATGGATCAAACAATGACTGTTCTAAGCAAACCATCTGCAACAGCAGGATTTGTATTTTCCATAGCCTTGTGTTAACAAAAAATGATGGCAAAAAATGTGATGGTACAATAAAAAGGGTAAAAGAGGTGAAGTGGCAGAGTTATATCCAAGGGAGCCAGAGTGCCATACAATTGGTGCTATTTCATAAAAGCAATATGAAGTTGTTTGACGAAAGCCTTTCTTTTATTAGAAGGATTGTTACCTTAAAAACGGGTCCAAAGCCTCCCTCCCCAAGTTTGTTTGCAGGATTAAAATCTTCTGTTGCAACCTTTAGTTCAGCATAGCTGAAAGTGTAGGGCCTAGCTTCAATCCCTAGGAGCTCTGCAAGTACAGTAAAATCCTTTTTTGTGAATACCCAAGGAAGTTAATACTCAGCTTACACATTTATTATGCTTAAACGATGGTCATTATCATTCTGTAGCACATTGGTCAGTGAAAGATAGCACAGCATTTGCAAAAATGCACATTATAAACATACTAATTTTGGGCAGGACACTAAGGGCAGTGCCAAAAGCTTTTAGCAAGCCTGACGCTACTAATAACACAAATATACAGCATCGGACCCATACATCCTAAAACGGCATTAAAAAAGAGTGTCCATTACAACAGTAGACAAAAGTCATAGTCCAATAACAAACTGGGCTAACTGTTTTTTTGAGTATTTTTCACCTTCATCATTGTCCCATCCTGGCCTTTTTCTGCGTTGGACGAAACAATATAGCGCAAGTACCGATAGAAAGCTTAGGACTCCAACAGGAACAACAATCCCCGCAATCAAACTGGTCTTACTCTTTTTGCTGGTTGGAGGGTTGTTACTAATAGTGGGGATGAAATCTGTGCCAAAATCTTAGTCGTTAGAAAACGGGTACTAACTGTTGCAAACTTGCATAAATTATGTAGGAATGTATTACCTGGGATGGCACTGATTGCTGAAATAGAAGGTCCATAGGTACCTTGAGCAGGTATACAGCAAGTTCCTTTACCAGCCCAAAATAGATGGATTTCAAGGTAGTTTTCTGATACTTGAGCCGGGAAAACCTTCTGAACAGCTTGGAAAAGGACCGCACTGGCCTCCTTTCTAATGTCAAAATCTTTCCAAACCAGATTTCCCTAGAATGAAGAGGTTAATGActtaaaaacccaaaaaaagacTTAAGACCAAAGGATGGGTATACAAAGCTactttttgcaaaaatatatgAAATGGAAATAAAATTCTGAGAAAATCAAGGTGGCAGTTCTTTTATCCAATGTTTGGACAAAGAATTCATGCAGTATTGTGAGCTAAACCGATGTCCTGAAGGGCCGGGAGGTAATCTGGGATGACCAACGAAGTGCTGAAGGCTCAGGGTCTCAAAGGCGGAAGAGAGAGCCCAAGGCAGATCATAGAGAGAGGTCAGTGATATGAGGTGTCAGGTAGCAGGTAAAGATTGTGACATGTCAGAGGTTTCAGTGGGTAGGGATAATACGGATCTCGATGAAGCTTGACCTTCGGCCAGCAGATCTGCCTCTCTCTCTGAGACTGGTTTGAGGTCTTTACCCCTAAGGGGGGTTTAGGCCCTGAGATGATTCCTCGAGCTCAAGCCTCCATTCCACATTCCTACTTCGGTCCCAAGCGACTTGGGCCGTGTCTCTAACCCAAGTGTAAGCCACCAACCTTAGGAGCGGGCCACCTTTCAGGCCGGCCTCAGGGTTTCCCTTCAGCCATGACGACCTTCGCTCCTAAGGTCACCTTGTCTCCTTCAGTCTTTAGGACTTGGTGCCATGTACCCACAAATATAAGAAAAGAATACGGGAAATGGAACACATTAGGAAAACAAGATGCTTGTGGCAACACTTTATAAAAGAGTTAGCATCACTTATGGGTGAACAACCAACAAATTTTGGATATGAAACCCAGTCCACCATTCCCAGCAGATAAACAATAGGGGATGGCTTATTGCACGTTCCACCCTGCTATTTATAAGTAACTCTAATAACAAACTTTAAAGTTGTGAATACACTAATGAGGTGGAAATCTAGAGAAACTTGTCCAAGTGAACAAAAATGAGGCAACAATGGTTTGGACTAATAGAGAaacaaaacggaaaaaaatCATGGTTTAAAATCCAGTTTTGATGACTCAGCACTGACCTGTATGTATATATCAAAAACACGCCTTCCAAGACTTTTCCAAGTTGGGGGATTTATGAATGCTATCTCTGCAAACTGGAGAGTCACGGTGTAATTACCATTCTCAAGCCCAAGCCCGTAATATCTTAGTGATCCAGGTGATATTCGGGTTGTCTGGAACAGCTCTGAGTCCAAAGTATTTGTGAACTGAGAGGAAGAGAAACTCGAATATTGAGCATTGTTGTTCTCGCCAAAGCGTCCAACATTACTTACAGCCCACCTGTTTGTACTAGTCACATAATATGTAGCCGGACCAAGAGTCTCGTTATCCCTCATATATACAATCTGACTACTAGATGTAAACTGTGGACCACCACACTTAATCGCAAAGTTGTAATCTGCAAACCATCAGGAGAGAGGGATACATAAGATTGGAGTTcaaaaaagtgcaataaaaAACAAGATCAGCCACATCTCGTTGATCATGTGATGCATCTTATGTGTTTTATGCACTTCTAGAAAGTAGAAATCTACACTTCAAAAGACAAACTTTGAGTTGATGCATTTTACATGTGAAGTTTTGACACAAGAAGGATAGGAAACTTTATCTGACACGCACAAAAACTGTCACAttgaaagaagagaagaaaaaaatatggtttCTAGGCCTTTCATTGGGAAAGGGCATTGAGAGATTGGAACTCGAAAAATAGGCCATTGACTAGGAACAACCATTTGTTGAtgtaaaaacagaaaaaatgggGAAGGAGCAGTAAAGAATCTATCTAGTCTTCAAATCTCAAAGGTAGTAAGACAATGGAACCCAATGCAGTGGACTCCAAACAAATTAACCACAACAAAGGATTTTGCATAACCACATACATAACAGTGGACAGAAACCAAAATATCGAACCTATATCAACTATGTAACACCCCATGCCATGTTCGGCCCAGTCTCACATACCAAGAGGCAAACAAAACTACCTCGAATAACAGATACACATGTAGAGAGCGCATAATAACAAATAACAAGGGAACGAACAGATGTTACAGGACTTAATTGGCACTGAGGACCTCTAACACCATGAAGTCACCATTTATTCTGAAGCTAAACAATTAGGAAAAGAGCCCAACACTGTGCACTGAGTCAGCTAACACTAACCAATCTAAGTTGACCTACTTGTAGAATCAAAATGATTTGATGATTCAAAGGAACAGTAACTCAAAAAGATTCTCTTTCCAACATCAAAGAATAGATGTGTGTAATCTCAGAATCACGGGTAAGGGGAGGTTCTAAATTGCACTTACAAATAGGAGAATTGCGAAGGCAGGGAAAGTTCCTTTGAAGACAGCTCAATCCTGAAGGCAAAACACTGTACGCAGAAGAACAATGGATATTGATTATTGCATGTTGACTTACCATATAAGTAATGCATTAAAGTAGAATGATTCATCAGATACTGTCTGTCAAATCTTTTGTCATTGCACATAAGGATGGAGTGAAACTCAGCAATGTTTAAACTTTCGACTGTTATTACTCCAGTACTTGTTTTGAAGGACATGCATCATGGATTCTCCACATATCTTTTGGATGCAAGGTGTGAGCTGTGTTTATCAGGATTCTGGAGGAGTTCATAATCTCACACCATTGCAATGTTCTATATCTACAGTTGCCGTGGAAGAATGCTTCCCAAAGTTGTCTAGATAACTTCTTACATAGGCCTAATTTGCTGCAgctctggaaaaaaaattgccctAATCACATTGTAAAATATTGCAATTCTTAAGAAAGTGCAAATCAGATGCGAATCAGTTTCATCTCAATTCCAGTTCCATTACACAGGAACACTGAAGAGAAGTAACGGATACAAAAACTAACTGGTAAATCCCATTGAGATGAAAACAGAATTGTGGGTGAGGAAATAAACTTTAGAATGCAGACAAGATCAATGCAGTTTATCATATCTGCACCACGTGAAATATACAAGTATTCCCTCCACATTTAGGATCATGCAttatcttcttcctctttttttgctATTCGGATCATACATTCTCTAAAGCTAACAAATTTTTGCATTCAAACAGAAACAGGATACCATTAAAAATATTCAGCACTGAGAGAATCACCTGTTGTTTGCACTTTCAATTGTGAAGTTATTGGCAACTAAATTACTGCATATTACATCCAGAAAAACTTAGCATTAGTCTtgagaattcaaaaaaaatgcagaaaatgGAACTGTAAGGAAAATATAAAATCAGTTGGAAGTAAAACTATTACTGGATGCTGGACGGTAAACCACAAATTTGCAACAAA
The sequence above is drawn from the Rhododendron vialii isolate Sample 1 chromosome 6a, ASM3025357v1 genome and encodes:
- the LOC131330219 gene encoding probable LRR receptor-like serine/threonine-protein kinase At1g56140 isoform X3; translation: MGVSPTPSLLCASLAFYYYVSLLLASVEIVGAQNGTTPASQVSALNSVFSQWGISARLNQWNISGEPCSGAAIDSTSIETTNGDYNPGIKCECNGTVCHITHVKVYALDVAGGIPDELWSLTSLSSLNLAQNYLTGSLSLSIANLTQMQWLSLGINALSGEVTKELGKLTNLLSLSISSNNFSGSLPSELGNLTKLEQLYFDSSGVSGAIPSTIAALQNLQTVWASDNELTGSIPEFIGNWSKLRVLRLQGNSFEGQIPVSFSNLTSLTDLRISDLSNGSSSLAFLKDMTSLSTLILRNNNVSGSIPPNIGDFQSLSQLDLSFNNLTGQIPNSLFNLSSLSYLFLGNNKLNGSLPALKSTSLLNINLVANNFTIESANNSVLPSGLSCLQRNFPCLRNSPIYYNFAIKCGGPQFTSSSQIVYMRDNETLGPATYYVTSTNRWAVSNVGRFGENNNAQYSSFSSSQFTNTLDSELFQTTRISPGSLRYYGLGLENGNYTVTLQFAEIAFINPPTWKSLGRRVFDIYIQGNLVWKDFDIRKEASAVLFQAVQKVFPAQVSENYLEIHLFWAGKGTCCIPAQGTYGPSISAISAIPDFIPTISNNPPTSKKSKTSLIAGIVVPVGVLSFLSVLALYCFVQRRKRPGWDNDEELLGIEARPYTFSYAELKVATEDFNPANKLGEGGFGPVFKGTLNDGRVVAVKQLSVASHQGKSQFVAEIATISAVQHRNLVKLYGCCIEGGKRLLVYEYHENKSLDQALFAGKTSLYLSWPIRFDICLGVARGLAYLHEESRLRIVHRDVKASNILLDSDLNPKISDFGLAKLYDDKMTHISTHVAGTMGYIAPEYAMRGHLTEKADVFSFGVVALEIVSGRPNSDSSLEEEKMYLLEWAWHAHGNDREVELVDLNLLEFDEEEVKRVIGVALLCIQTCPQQRPSMSRVVAMLSGDIEIGAVTSRPGYFTDWKFNDKTSFMTTDTPSAENEHSQVGSSTSASMAAVQDIHRLISVDQSSERSLEKAGEVC
- the LOC131330219 gene encoding probable LRR receptor-like serine/threonine-protein kinase At1g56140 isoform X4 is translated as MGVSPTPSLLCASLAFYYYVSLLLASVEIVGAQNGTTPASQVSALNSVFSQWGISARLNQWNISGEPCSGAAIDSTSIETTNGDYNPGIKCECNGTVCHITHVKVYALDVAGGIPDELWSLTSLSSLSLGINALSGEVTKELGKLTNLLSLSISSNNFSGSLPSELGNLTKLEQLYFDSSGVSGAIPSTIAALQNLQTVWASDNELTGSIPEFIGNWSKLRVLRLQGNSFEGQIPVSFSNLTSLTDLRISDLSNGSSSLAFLKDMTSLSTLILRNNNVSGSIPPNIGDFQSLSQLDLSFNNLTGQIPNSLFNLSSLSYLFLGNNKLNGSLPALKSTSLLNIDVSYNELSGSFPSWIDEQGLQLNLVANNFTIESANNSVLPSGLSCLQRNFPCLRNSPIYYNFAIKCGGPQFTSSSQIVYMRDNETLGPATYYVTSTNRWAVSNVGRFGENNNAQYSSFSSSQFTNTLDSELFQTTRISPGSLRYYGLGLENGNYTVTLQFAEIAFINPPTWKSLGRRVFDIYIQGNLVWKDFDIRKEASAVLFQAVQKVFPAQVSENYLEIHLFWAGKGTCCIPAQGTYGPSISAISAIPDFIPTISNNPPTSKKSKTSLIAGIVVPVGVLSFLSVLALYCFVQRRKRPGWDNDEELLGIEARPYTFSYAELKVATEDFNPANKLGEGGFGPVFKGTLNDGRVVAVKQLSVASHQGKSQFVAEIATISAVQHRNLVKLYGCCIEGGKRLLVYEYHENKSLDQALFAGKTSLYLSWPIRFDICLGVARGLAYLHEESRLRIVHRDVKASNILLDSDLNPKISDFGLAKLYDDKMTHISTHVAGTMGYIAPEYAMRGHLTEKADVFSFGVVALEIVSGRPNSDSSLEEEKMYLLEWAWHAHGNDREVELVDLNLLEFDEEEVKRVIGVALLCIQTCPQQRPSMSRVVAMLSGDIEIGAVTSRPGYFTDWKFNDKTSFMTTDTPSAENEHSQVGSSTSASMAAVQDIHRLISVDQSSERSLEKAGEVC
- the LOC131330219 gene encoding probable LRR receptor-like serine/threonine-protein kinase At1g56140 isoform X5, yielding MGVSPTPSLLCASLAFYYYVSLLLASVEIVGAQNGTTPASQVSALNSVFSQWGISARLNQWNISGEPCSGAAIDSTSIETTNGDYNPGIKCECNGTVCHITHVKVYALDVAGGIPDELWSLTSLSSLNLAQNYLTGSLSLSIANLTQMQWLSLGINALSGEVTKELGKLTNLLSLSISSNNFSGSLPSELGNLTKLEQLYFDSSGVSGAIPSTIAALQNLQTVWASDNELTGSIPEFIGNWSKLRVLRLQGNSFEGQIPVSFSNLTSLTDLRISDLSNGSSSLAFLKDMTSLSTLILRNNNVSGSIPPNIGDFQSLSQLDLSFNNLTGQIPNSLFNLSSLSYLFLGNNKLNGSLPALKSTSLLNIDVSYNELSGSFPSWIDEQGLQLNLVANNFTIESANNSVLPSGLSCLQRNFPCLRNSPIYYNFAIKCGGPQFTSSSQIVYMRDNETLGPATYYVTSTNRWAVSNVGRFGENNNAQYSSFSSSQFTNTLDSELFQTTRISPGSLRYYGLGLENGNYTVTLQFAEIAFINPPTWKSLGRRVFDIYIQGNLVWKDFDIRKEASAVLFQAVQKVFPAQVSENYLEIHLFWAGKGTCCIPAQGTYGPSISAISAIPELLGIEARPYTFSYAELKVATEDFNPANKLGEGGFGPVFKGTLNDGRVVAVKQLSVASHQGKSQFVAEIATISAVQHRNLVKLYGCCIEGGKRLLVYEYHENKSLDQALFAGKTSLYLSWPIRFDICLGVARGLAYLHEESRLRIVHRDVKASNILLDSDLNPKISDFGLAKLYDDKMTHISTHVAGTMGYIAPEYAMRGHLTEKADVFSFGVVALEIVSGRPNSDSSLEEEKMYLLEWAWHAHGNDREVELVDLNLLEFDEEEVKRVIGVALLCIQTCPQQRPSMSRVVAMLSGDIEIGAVTSRPGYFTDWKFNDKTSFMTTDTPSAENEHSQVGSSTSASMAAVQDIHRLISVDQSSERSLEKAGEVC
- the LOC131330219 gene encoding probable LRR receptor-like serine/threonine-protein kinase At1g56140 isoform X2, which translates into the protein MGVSPTPSLLCASLAFYYYVSLLLASVEIVGAQNGTTPASQVSALNSVFSQWGISARLNQWNISGEPCSGAAIDSTSIETTNGDYNPGIKCECNGTVCHITHVKVYALDVAGGIPDELWSLTSLSSLNLAQNYLTGSLSLSIANLTQMQWLSLGINALSGEVTKELGKLTNLLSLSISSNNFSGSLPSELGNLTKLEQLYFDSSGVSGAIPSTIAALQNLQTVWASDNELTGSIPEFIGNWSKLRVLRLQGNSFEGQIPVSFSNLTSLTDLRISDLSNGSSSLAFLKDMTSLSTLILRNNNVSGSIPPNIGDFQSLSQLDLSFNNLTGQIPNSLFNLSSLSYLFLGNNKLNGSLPALKSTSLLNIDVSYNELSGSFPSWIDEQGLQLNLVANNFTIESANNSVLPSGLSCLQRNFPCLRNSPIYYNFAIKCGGPQFTSSSQIVYMRDNETLGPATYYVTSTNRWAVSNVGRFGENNNAQYSSFSSSQFTNTLDSELFQTTRISPGSLRYYGLGLENGNYTVTLQFAEIAFINPPTWKSLGRRVFDIYIQGNLVWKDFDIRKEASAVLFQAVQKVFPAQVSENYLEIHLFWAGKGTCCIPAQGTYGPSISAISAIPDFIPTISNNPPTSKKSKTSLIAGIVVPVGVLSFLSVLALYCFVQRRKRPGWDNDEELLGIEARPYTFSYAELKVATEDFNPANKLGEGGFGPVFKGTLNDGRVVAVKQLSVASHQGKSQFVAEIATISAVQHRNLVKLYGCCIEGGKRLLVYEYHENKSLDQALFGKTSLYLSWPIRFDICLGVARGLAYLHEESRLRIVHRDVKASNILLDSDLNPKISDFGLAKLYDDKMTHISTHVAGTMGYIAPEYAMRGHLTEKADVFSFGVVALEIVSGRPNSDSSLEEEKMYLLEWAWHAHGNDREVELVDLNLLEFDEEEVKRVIGVALLCIQTCPQQRPSMSRVVAMLSGDIEIGAVTSRPGYFTDWKFNDKTSFMTTDTPSAENEHSQVGSSTSASMAAVQDIHRLISVDQSSERSLEKAGEVC
- the LOC131330219 gene encoding probable LRR receptor-like serine/threonine-protein kinase At1g56140 isoform X1, encoding MGVSPTPSLLCASLAFYYYVSLLLASVEIVGAQNGTTPASQVSALNSVFSQWGISARLNQWNISGEPCSGAAIDSTSIETTNGDYNPGIKCECNGTVCHITHVKVYALDVAGGIPDELWSLTSLSSLNLAQNYLTGSLSLSIANLTQMQWLSLGINALSGEVTKELGKLTNLLSLSISSNNFSGSLPSELGNLTKLEQLYFDSSGVSGAIPSTIAALQNLQTVWASDNELTGSIPEFIGNWSKLRVLRLQGNSFEGQIPVSFSNLTSLTDLRISDLSNGSSSLAFLKDMTSLSTLILRNNNVSGSIPPNIGDFQSLSQLDLSFNNLTGQIPNSLFNLSSLSYLFLGNNKLNGSLPALKSTSLLNIDVSYNELSGSFPSWIDEQGLQLNLVANNFTIESANNSVLPSGLSCLQRNFPCLRNSPIYYNFAIKCGGPQFTSSSQIVYMRDNETLGPATYYVTSTNRWAVSNVGRFGENNNAQYSSFSSSQFTNTLDSELFQTTRISPGSLRYYGLGLENGNYTVTLQFAEIAFINPPTWKSLGRRVFDIYIQGNLVWKDFDIRKEASAVLFQAVQKVFPAQVSENYLEIHLFWAGKGTCCIPAQGTYGPSISAISAIPDFIPTISNNPPTSKKSKTSLIAGIVVPVGVLSFLSVLALYCFVQRRKRPGWDNDEELLGIEARPYTFSYAELKVATEDFNPANKLGEGGFGPVFKGTLNDGRVVAVKQLSVASHQGKSQFVAEIATISAVQHRNLVKLYGCCIEGGKRLLVYEYHENKSLDQALFAGKTSLYLSWPIRFDICLGVARGLAYLHEESRLRIVHRDVKASNILLDSDLNPKISDFGLAKLYDDKMTHISTHVAGTMGYIAPEYAMRGHLTEKADVFSFGVVALEIVSGRPNSDSSLEEEKMYLLEWAWHAHGNDREVELVDLNLLEFDEEEVKRVIGVALLCIQTCPQQRPSMSRVVAMLSGDIEIGAVTSRPGYFTDWKFNDKTSFMTTDTPSAENEHSQVGSSTSASMAAVQDIHRLISVDQSSERSLEKAGEVC